The following coding sequences lie in one uncultured Bacteroides sp. genomic window:
- the kduI gene encoding 5-dehydro-4-deoxy-D-glucuronate isomerase, translating into MKTNYEIRYAAHPEDAKSYDTKRIRRDFLIEKVFTSNEVNMVYSMYDRMVVGGAMPCGEVLKLEAIDPLKQPIFLRNREMGMYNVGGPGIVKVGDAQFELDFKEALYLGSGDREVTFESKDAKNPAKFYFNSLTAHRNYPDKKVTKKDAIVAEMGSLEGSNHRNINKMIVNQVLPTCQIQMGMTELAPGSVWNTMPAHVHSRRMEAYFYFEVPEDQAVCHFMGEVDETRHIWMKGDQAVLSPEWSIHSAAATHNYTFIWGMGGENLDYGDQDFSKITDLK; encoded by the coding sequence ATGAAGACTAATTATGAGATTCGTTATGCTGCGCATCCTGAAGATGCCAAAAGCTATGACACAAAAAGAATTCGCAGAGATTTTCTGATTGAGAAAGTATTTACTTCAAATGAAGTAAATATGGTATATTCAATGTACGACCGCATGGTTGTGGGTGGTGCAATGCCTTGTGGTGAAGTACTCAAACTAGAAGCTATAGATCCTCTAAAACAACCAATCTTTCTTCGTAACCGTGAAATGGGTATGTACAACGTAGGCGGTCCTGGTATCGTAAAAGTTGGAGATGCTCAGTTTGAATTAGATTTCAAGGAAGCACTTTACTTAGGTTCAGGCGACCGTGAAGTAACATTTGAAAGTAAAGATGCAAAGAATCCTGCCAAGTTCTACTTTAACTCACTAACAGCTCACAGAAACTACCCTGACAAGAAGGTAACTAAGAAAGATGCAATCGTTGCAGAAATGGGTTCATTGGAAGGCTCTAACCACCGTAACATAAACAAAATGATTGTTAATCAAGTATTGCCAACTTGCCAGATTCAGATGGGTATGACTGAACTTGCCCCTGGTAGCGTATGGAATACAATGCCGGCACACGTTCACTCTCGCCGTATGGAAGCTTACTTCTATTTTGAAGTACCGGAAGATCAGGCTGTATGCCACTTCATGGGAGAAGTTGATGAAACTCGTCACATCTGGATGAAGGGAGACCAGGCTGTTCTTTCTCCAGAATGGTCAATCCACTCTGCTGCTGCAACACACAACTATACATTCATCTGGGGAATGGGTGGTGAGAACCTTGATTATGGTGATCAGGACTTCTCTAAGATTACCGACTTAAAATAA